From Triticum aestivum cultivar Chinese Spring chromosome 4A, IWGSC CS RefSeq v2.1, whole genome shotgun sequence, a single genomic window includes:
- the LOC123081553 gene encoding uncharacterized protein: protein MGRPSSTAKLVCVALAALAVLSPLYMDRDLEAEEEEEEEGWGLLLPSALWLPALLVVLILAINVACFVDRRVVRFDPYWIHRVGGSSCGLMATLLLLGFVLKCKG, encoded by the coding sequence ATGGGGAGGCCGTCTTCGACGGCGAAGCTGGTGTGCGTGGCCCTGGCGGCGCTGGCCGTGCTGTCGCCGCTGTACATGGACCGGGAcctcgaggcggaggaggaggaggaggaggagggctgggGCCTACTGCTGCCGTCGGCGCTGTGGCTGCCGGCGCTGCTGGTGGTGCTCATCCTGGCCATCAACGTGGCGTGCTTCGTGGACCGGAGGGTCGTCAGGTTCGACCCCTACTGGATCCACCGCGTCGGGGGCTCCTCCTGCGGCCTCATGGccacgctgctgctgctcggcttCGTCCTCAAGTGCAAGGGCTAG